Proteins encoded by one window of Ulvibacter sp. MAR_2010_11:
- a CDS encoding OmpA family protein — MKLMFQKIAFGIALASLLTSCVSSKIYDDLKSKYDVLKAENEALMAQLDGSEGNGDKFTVANLREEIEKLNAEKSRLAMELAAAESNYTRLKDSYDALEANSSSALTENLELNRKLLTQLEAKEKALALENERLEKLKRDLVSRSQRVEELEGIIASKDAKMKALKDAISAALTNFEGNGLTVEQRDGKVYVSMENKLLFDSGSWAVNTRGREAVVALGSVLAQNKEIAVLIEGHTDNVPYGGSGNISDNWDLSTKRATAIVSILTENQGIPKDNLTAAGRGEFAPIAPNSTAEGKAKNRRIEVILTPKLDEISKLLNEL, encoded by the coding sequence ATGAAATTGATGTTTCAGAAAATTGCCTTCGGAATTGCACTTGCAAGTCTCTTAACTTCTTGTGTTTCCTCAAAAATTTACGACGATTTAAAAAGTAAATACGATGTACTTAAAGCCGAAAACGAAGCGTTAATGGCACAATTGGATGGTTCTGAAGGGAATGGCGATAAATTTACGGTAGCCAACCTTAGGGAAGAAATCGAAAAATTAAATGCTGAAAAAAGCCGTTTGGCGATGGAACTGGCAGCGGCCGAAAGTAACTATACACGTCTGAAAGATTCTTACGACGCTCTGGAGGCGAATAGTTCTTCGGCGCTGACTGAAAACTTGGAACTGAATAGAAAACTCTTAACTCAGTTGGAAGCCAAAGAAAAAGCATTGGCTCTTGAGAACGAACGTCTTGAAAAGCTGAAAAGAGATTTGGTATCGAGGTCGCAAAGAGTAGAAGAACTGGAAGGAATAATTGCTTCCAAAGATGCTAAAATGAAAGCTTTAAAAGACGCGATTTCCGCAGCACTCACCAATTTTGAAGGCAATGGGCTAACCGTAGAACAACGCGATGGCAAGGTATATGTTTCTATGGAAAATAAATTGTTATTCGATAGTGGAAGCTGGGCAGTAAATACGAGGGGGAGAGAAGCTGTTGTCGCTTTGGGAAGTGTACTCGCTCAAAACAAAGAAATTGCAGTACTTATAGAAGGACATACAGACAACGTTCCCTATGGCGGTAGCGGAAATATTTCCGATAACTGGGATCTTTCCACAAAACGGGCTACTGCCATTGTTTCTATTTTAACTGAAAATCAGGGAATCCCAAAAGACAATCTTACTGCCGCCGGTCGGGGAGAATTTGCACCAATTGCACCCAACAGTACAGCCGAAGGAAAGGCAAAAAACCGAAGAATTGAAGTCATTCTCACCCCAAAACTGGACGAGATTTCAAAATTATTAAACGAATTATAA
- a CDS encoding NADP(H)-dependent aldo-keto reductase, with product MKYTQLPNTTLEVSKICLGTMTWGQQNSEAEGHAQLDLALEKGINFVDTAEMYSVPGNPKTQGSTERIIGSWLAKTGNRDKIILTSKITGPNRFFEHIRKNLDFSKEALTDAIHKSLERLQTDYLDLYQLHWPERGVNIFGTREYKHNGKWEDNIAEVIDRLEDFVRQGKIRHIGLSNETPWGVMRYMEEARKGKTKMISVQNSYNLLNRRDEAGLSEVLLRENIGYLPYSPLAFGQLSGKYLNGAKPENARVTLFPNYSRYQGKASFEATSKYYEIAKKHNLSLPQMALAFVRQQPFVTSTIIGATTLDQLSENIESVHVTLSEEILKEINAVHSEIPNPAP from the coding sequence ATGAAATACACACAATTACCCAATACCACCCTTGAAGTTAGTAAGATATGCCTCGGCACCATGACCTGGGGACAGCAAAATTCTGAAGCCGAAGGACATGCACAGTTGGATCTCGCACTCGAAAAAGGAATTAATTTTGTAGATACCGCCGAGATGTATTCGGTTCCCGGAAATCCGAAGACACAGGGCAGCACAGAGCGTATTATTGGAAGCTGGCTTGCAAAAACCGGAAATAGAGACAAGATAATTTTAACCTCAAAAATTACGGGACCCAATCGCTTTTTTGAGCATATTCGCAAAAATCTCGACTTCAGTAAGGAGGCGCTGACCGATGCTATTCATAAAAGTTTAGAACGTCTACAAACCGATTACCTGGATCTGTATCAATTACATTGGCCGGAAAGAGGGGTGAACATTTTTGGTACTAGGGAGTACAAACACAATGGAAAATGGGAAGATAATATTGCTGAAGTTATTGACAGGCTGGAAGATTTTGTAAGGCAAGGAAAGATTCGACATATTGGTTTGTCCAACGAAACCCCATGGGGTGTGATGCGGTATATGGAAGAGGCTCGAAAGGGTAAAACCAAAATGATTTCCGTACAGAATTCGTATAATCTCTTAAACAGAAGAGATGAAGCAGGTCTTTCAGAAGTATTGCTAAGAGAAAACATAGGCTATTTACCTTATTCTCCGCTGGCTTTCGGGCAATTGTCCGGAAAGTATCTCAACGGTGCAAAACCTGAAAATGCACGGGTTACGTTATTCCCAAACTATTCAAGATACCAGGGAAAGGCTTCTTTTGAAGCAACATCAAAATACTACGAGATAGCCAAAAAACACAACCTTAGTCTACCTCAGATGGCGTTGGCCTTTGTAAGACAGCAACCGTTTGTGACTTCAACCATTATTGGAGCCACTACTTTAGATCAACTTTCAGAGAATATTGAAAGTGTACACGTGACCCTTTCCGAAGAAATTTTAAAGGAGATCAATGCGGTTCATAGTGAAATTCCAAATCCGGCACCGTAA
- a CDS encoding exodeoxyribonuclease III, whose product MKIISYNVNGIRAAMNKGFVAWLQAANPDVICIQETKAMVDQVDVSQIEDAGYPYHYWFSAQKKGYSGVAIFSKTKPNHIEYGTGIPSMDFEGRNIRVDFDNISIMSLYLPSGTNIARLDHKLDYMAQFQKYIDNLKIKIPNLVICGDYNICHEAIDIHDPVRNATVSGFLPVERAWIGSFMNSGFIDSFRHFNKDPHHYTWWSYRANSRANNKGWRIDYNMVALPLQENLKRAVILPDAMHSDHCPLLVEFEF is encoded by the coding sequence ATGAAGATTATCTCTTACAACGTAAATGGCATTCGTGCCGCAATGAATAAAGGGTTTGTGGCATGGCTTCAAGCCGCGAATCCCGACGTAATTTGTATACAGGAAACCAAAGCTATGGTCGATCAAGTGGATGTTTCACAAATTGAAGATGCAGGATATCCCTATCATTATTGGTTTTCAGCACAAAAAAAAGGCTACAGTGGAGTTGCAATTTTTTCAAAAACGAAGCCCAATCATATAGAATACGGGACAGGAATTCCTTCTATGGACTTCGAAGGCCGTAATATTAGGGTAGATTTCGATAACATTTCGATAATGAGTTTGTACTTACCCAGTGGAACCAATATTGCGCGTTTGGATCACAAATTGGACTATATGGCGCAATTTCAAAAGTACATAGACAATCTAAAAATTAAAATTCCCAACCTGGTGATTTGCGGCGATTACAATATTTGTCACGAGGCAATCGACATACACGATCCCGTTCGCAACGCGACGGTTTCCGGGTTTTTGCCTGTGGAGCGTGCATGGATTGGGAGTTTTATGAACAGCGGATTTATAGATTCCTTCCGTCATTTTAATAAGGATCCGCATCATTATACCTGGTGGAGTTACAGAGCAAATTCCAGAGCAAATAACAAAGGTTGGCGTATCGATTATAATATGGTGGCGCTTCCGTTACAAGAAAACCTGAAACGAGCCGTTATATTACCCGATGCCATGCACAGTGATCATTGTCCGTTGCTGGTAGAATTTGAATTTTAA
- the radA gene encoding DNA repair protein RadA: MAKTKTTFFCQNCGAQFAKWQGQCTSCKEWNTIAEEVIQKAEKVAWKSDTSSTRRVSKPQKISEISGQSEARLHTQNNELNRVLGGGLVPGSLTLLGGEPGIGKSTLMLQIALQLPYKTLYVSGEESAQQIKMRAERIYPDASNCYILTETNTQHIFRQIEEIEPDIVVIDSIQTLHTDVIESSAGSISQIRETTTELIKFAKETATPVILIGHITKDGNIAGPKVLEHMVDTVLQFEGDRNHIYRILRANKNRFGSTNELGIYEMQGSGLREVSNPSEILISKNEEELSGTAISATLEGMRPLMIEIQALVSSAVYGTPQRSATGYNAKRLNMILAVLEKRAGFKLGAKDVFLNITGGITVDDPAIDLAVVAAVLSSNIDVAIDKTMCFAAEIGLAGEVRPVPRIDQRILEAEKLGFTTIVISKYSKVERKDYSIGIVKVAKVHDIVHHLFG; the protein is encoded by the coding sequence ATGGCTAAAACGAAGACCACTTTTTTCTGTCAGAATTGCGGGGCACAATTTGCAAAATGGCAAGGGCAATGTACCTCTTGTAAGGAATGGAATACCATTGCGGAAGAAGTTATTCAAAAAGCTGAAAAAGTAGCCTGGAAATCGGATACCTCCTCTACCCGACGCGTCTCAAAACCACAAAAAATCTCCGAAATATCGGGTCAATCTGAAGCGCGATTGCATACCCAAAACAATGAACTTAACAGAGTTTTGGGTGGCGGATTGGTTCCCGGATCTCTTACCCTATTGGGAGGGGAACCGGGCATTGGCAAAAGCACACTCATGCTTCAAATTGCGTTGCAGTTACCCTATAAAACCCTGTATGTCTCGGGCGAAGAAAGTGCGCAACAAATTAAAATGCGAGCAGAACGTATTTATCCCGATGCTTCCAATTGTTATATTTTAACCGAAACGAATACGCAACATATATTCAGGCAAATTGAAGAAATAGAACCCGACATTGTCGTTATCGATTCCATTCAAACACTGCATACCGATGTTATTGAAAGCAGCGCTGGAAGTATTTCGCAAATTCGCGAAACCACAACCGAACTCATCAAATTTGCCAAAGAAACGGCAACGCCGGTAATTCTAATTGGTCATATTACCAAGGACGGAAACATTGCCGGACCTAAAGTGCTCGAGCATATGGTCGATACCGTGCTTCAGTTTGAAGGCGATCGCAATCATATATATCGAATACTTCGGGCAAACAAAAATAGATTTGGCAGTACCAATGAATTAGGAATTTACGAAATGCAAGGCAGCGGATTGCGCGAAGTTTCCAACCCTTCCGAAATATTAATTTCAAAAAACGAAGAAGAACTAAGCGGCACCGCCATTTCAGCAACACTGGAAGGAATGCGCCCGCTGATGATCGAAATTCAGGCGCTGGTTAGTTCGGCAGTGTACGGTACCCCACAACGCAGCGCAACAGGTTACAATGCAAAACGCCTCAATATGATTCTGGCAGTTTTGGAAAAACGCGCCGGATTTAAACTGGGAGCCAAAGATGTTTTCCTGAATATAACAGGAGGTATCACAGTAGACGACCCGGCCATCGATTTGGCAGTGGTAGCAGCCGTATTGTCTTCGAACATAGATGTTGCCATCGATAAGACCATGTGTTTCGCAGCCGAAATTGGATTGGCGGGAGAAGTGCGTCCGGTCCCACGCATCGATCAACGAATTCTGGAAGCAGAAAAGCTGGGTTTCACCACAATTGTGATTTCGAAATACAGTAAAGTTGAACGAAAAGATTACAGCATCGGCATCGTAAAAGTTGCCAAAGTGCACGACATTGTACATCACCTGTTTGGTTAG
- a CDS encoding ComF family protein yields MKNIFYGRVEVEMATAVLQFQKKGMTQEILHNLKYKGQKDISSFFGKWLGAELAEITAYQSIDLVLPVPLHKQKLKQRGYNQVSGFGKEIAAALNVPFREDILLKISKTNSQVFKQRLTRFEAEAIFTVQKPEAVTNKHILLVDDIVTTGATLENCALQLLQNTNAKLSLATIAIA; encoded by the coding sequence ATGAAAAATATTTTTTATGGTCGGGTTGAGGTCGAAATGGCCACAGCTGTGCTTCAATTTCAAAAAAAAGGAATGACACAGGAAATTTTACACAATTTAAAGTACAAAGGACAAAAGGATATAAGTTCGTTCTTCGGGAAATGGCTGGGTGCCGAATTAGCCGAAATTACTGCATATCAATCTATAGATTTGGTACTCCCGGTTCCGCTGCATAAACAAAAACTGAAGCAGAGAGGCTACAATCAAGTGAGTGGTTTTGGAAAGGAAATTGCAGCCGCACTTAACGTCCCTTTTCGGGAAGATATTTTACTGAAAATCTCCAAAACAAACTCACAGGTTTTTAAACAGCGACTTACACGATTTGAAGCTGAAGCAATATTTACGGTTCAAAAACCCGAAGCTGTGACCAATAAACATATCCTGTTGGTCGACGACATTGTGACAACCGGTGCTACACTGGAAAATTGTGCGCTTCAATTACTTCAAAACACAAATGCGAAATTGAGCCTCGCCACTATTGCCATCGCATAA
- a CDS encoding GEVED domain-containing protein — translation MKLIYTFLSLLFLVSLGMSAQQELTANVETKANYVGTVTSMVHVPSIASRMNEITPAPNNNFTEARDRRSLGNKTIIGKDKQTQDDYFVRNRHEMEQSFRTMPPLLVFDAYSSNSQPTDPDLAIGPNHVFVVFNTGFTIYDKSGNVMLGQTAPNPAIFPSGGCCDLTVSYDSAANRWVVSFLGAGAQIAVSDGPDPINDGWYVYNIGSINDYQKLSVWSDGYYLTDNTGSANKVWAMERAQMLVGNPAAQILGFNLPGIVTSGFYSPQVLNVSDDTMPAAGGATIVYLQDDAWGGVATDHVKVWKLDVNWVTPGSSTISAATQIPTTPFISVFDGGSFSNLTQPGGGVAIDALQATIMNQAQFRKFGTHNSAVFNFVVDTDATAGELAGVRWFEFRQPGDNLPWTLFQEGTYTAPDGRHAWHASLIMDGVGNIGMGYSSMSGPTTPSTVRVSSYYTGRFATDPINTMTVIEEVIANGNANIPGLRYGDYSKIDIDPADDQTFWFINEYMNSGRKGVVGSFQLAPNTAVDDIGVTSIDDPDTGILGAAEDIVISIRNFGINGITNPAVQYQIDGGTPVVENYSGTIAPGVTVQYTFATTADLSAPGTYVIDARTNLAGDTNPANDPASKTVMNGLVYCQPPSDCTFGDGITKFVLETITNDPIPCGTGYDDFTSMSTTLEDGVTYTLTVQTGYDTVDELATMWIDFNNNGTFEASERLFTDEVINPDGVDVNINFTIPSGAISGDRRLRIRAGDTSFAGDLNNPCDSMQYGTTHDYTVTIDGVLSVEDVAISEADLVVTSLPNNQFDIKLTTSFDGVASIGIYNLLGQTLAFNNLEKEGNSYNYQLDMSYAASGVYLVKIGNRATNTFKTAKIIVK, via the coding sequence ATGAAATTAATTTACACATTTCTTTCGCTGTTGTTCCTAGTTAGTTTAGGAATGAGCGCGCAACAAGAATTAACAGCAAATGTCGAAACAAAGGCAAACTATGTTGGAACAGTTACCTCCATGGTACACGTACCATCCATTGCTTCGAGAATGAACGAAATTACGCCTGCACCTAATAATAACTTTACTGAGGCGAGAGACCGAAGATCCTTGGGAAATAAAACAATTATTGGTAAAGACAAGCAAACTCAGGATGACTATTTTGTAAGAAATAGACATGAAATGGAACAGAGCTTTAGAACAATGCCACCACTTCTGGTTTTTGATGCATATTCGTCGAACTCTCAACCTACAGATCCTGATTTGGCAATTGGTCCAAACCACGTATTTGTAGTGTTTAATACCGGGTTTACTATTTACGATAAATCTGGGAATGTAATGCTTGGACAAACGGCTCCTAATCCTGCTATTTTTCCTTCAGGGGGATGTTGTGATTTAACTGTATCGTATGACAGTGCTGCTAACAGATGGGTAGTTTCCTTCCTGGGCGCTGGAGCTCAAATTGCAGTTTCTGATGGACCGGATCCTATTAACGACGGTTGGTATGTATATAACATTGGTTCTATCAACGATTATCAAAAATTATCGGTTTGGAGTGATGGTTATTACTTAACAGATAATACAGGTTCTGCGAACAAAGTATGGGCAATGGAAAGAGCTCAAATGCTTGTTGGTAATCCTGCAGCTCAAATTCTAGGTTTCAACCTACCCGGAATTGTTACCAGTGGATTTTACAGCCCTCAGGTATTAAATGTAAGTGATGATACAATGCCTGCGGCAGGTGGAGCTACCATTGTGTATCTTCAAGATGATGCTTGGGGTGGTGTTGCTACAGATCACGTTAAAGTATGGAAATTGGATGTAAACTGGGTTACTCCCGGTAGTTCTACAATTTCAGCAGCTACTCAAATTCCAACAACTCCGTTTATCTCGGTATTTGATGGAGGTAGCTTTTCAAACCTAACTCAGCCGGGTGGTGGAGTTGCAATTGATGCGCTTCAAGCCACTATAATGAATCAAGCTCAATTTAGAAAGTTTGGTACGCATAACTCAGCAGTATTCAATTTTGTAGTTGATACTGACGCTACTGCCGGTGAATTGGCAGGAGTTCGTTGGTTCGAGTTTCGTCAACCAGGTGACAACCTACCTTGGACATTATTTCAGGAAGGAACTTATACTGCTCCCGATGGTAGACATGCATGGCATGCAAGTTTAATTATGGACGGAGTAGGTAATATTGGGATGGGATACTCTTCTATGTCCGGACCAACGACACCATCTACAGTACGAGTTAGTTCTTACTATACAGGAAGATTTGCAACAGATCCTATTAATACTATGACGGTAATAGAAGAGGTAATTGCAAATGGTAATGCCAATATCCCTGGATTAAGATATGGTGACTACAGTAAAATCGATATCGATCCGGCCGACGACCAAACTTTTTGGTTTATCAATGAATATATGAACAGTGGAAGAAAAGGAGTAGTTGGAAGCTTTCAACTTGCGCCTAATACCGCAGTTGATGATATTGGGGTAACTTCCATTGACGATCCGGATACAGGAATATTAGGTGCTGCTGAAGATATTGTAATTTCTATAAGAAACTTCGGAATCAACGGTATTACCAATCCGGCAGTACAATATCAAATTGATGGTGGAACTCCTGTGGTAGAAAACTACAGCGGAACTATCGCGCCGGGAGTAACTGTACAGTACACCTTTGCAACGACAGCAGATTTGTCTGCACCGGGAACCTATGTTATCGATGCCAGAACAAATTTGGCAGGTGATACAAACCCGGCGAATGACCCTGCATCTAAGACAGTGATGAATGGACTGGTATATTGCCAGCCACCAAGTGACTGTACATTTGGAGATGGTATCACTAAGTTTGTGTTGGAAACCATTACTAATGATCCTATTCCTTGTGGAACAGGTTACGATGATTTCACCTCCATGAGTACTACTTTAGAGGATGGAGTTACTTATACATTGACTGTGCAAACCGGTTACGATACTGTTGACGAATTAGCTACTATGTGGATTGATTTCAACAACAATGGTACTTTCGAAGCAAGTGAGCGCTTATTTACCGACGAGGTAATCAACCCCGATGGAGTAGATGTAAATATCAACTTTACGATTCCTTCTGGAGCTATTTCCGGTGACAGAAGACTTAGAATTCGTGCGGGAGATACAAGTTTCGCAGGTGATCTTAACAATCCTTGTGACTCCATGCAGTATGGAACAACTCACGATTATACCGTAACTATCGATGGAGTATTATCTGTTGAAGATGTGGCTATTTCTGAGGCTGACCTTGTTGTAACTTCGTTACCGAATAATCAGTTTGATATTAAATTAACCACCAGTTTCGACGGTGTTGCTTCTATTGGAATTTATAACTTGTTAGGACAAACTCTTGCCTTTAACAATTTAGAAAAAGAAGGAAACAGCTATAACTATCAGTTAGATATGTCGTATGCCGCTTCAGGTGTTTATTTAGTTAAAATTGGTAACAGAGCTACCAATACATTTAAAACTGCAAAAATTATTGTAAAATAG
- a CDS encoding DUF2255 family protein, which yields MGFPTEFYNHLKEHNYTEIKGGITRTTFLEIWVVAVEGRVFARSWNKSERSWYTAFLETGTGQLKYGDTIIDVIGEKIGPGLEIHKKINKTYRDRYTEKENIYYADGISQPEYEDYTMEFFIK from the coding sequence ATGGGGTTTCCTACCGAGTTCTATAACCATTTAAAAGAGCATAATTATACCGAAATAAAAGGTGGTATAACCCGTACTACCTTTCTCGAAATTTGGGTGGTTGCGGTAGAAGGACGTGTTTTTGCCAGAAGTTGGAACAAGAGTGAACGCAGCTGGTATACCGCATTTTTAGAAACAGGAACTGGTCAATTAAAATATGGAGACACTATTATTGATGTGATTGGTGAAAAAATAGGACCGGGTTTAGAAATACATAAAAAGATAAACAAAACGTATCGTGACCGATATACAGAAAAAGAAAATATATATTATGCAGACGGGATATCCCAACCCGAATACGAAGATTACACCATGGAATTTTTTATCAAATAA
- a CDS encoding acyl-CoA dehydrogenase family protein, translating into MSIFKKVKQTISLLRSVDLDALGKISEKIDLPKVMASLNELDDRQLQGLMKMLNSKAKKGQHKLPPIDGDFYDLSLKLTPHQREIQLKVRNFMEDEIKPIANEYWNKAEFPHHIIPKMAELNICGMAYEGYGCPNETFLMEGIMAMELARVDVSISTFFGVHSGLAMGSIYLCGSEEQKQEWLPKMQRMEVIGAFGLTEPEVGSGVAGGLGTTCRKEGDSWVLNGQKKWIGNATFSDVTVIWARDEESNNVKGFLVRKGNPGFKAEKMENKMALRTVQNALITMEDCKVPESDRLQKCDSFKDTAKVLKMTRAAVAWQAVGCARGAYESALKYTKKREQFGRPIASFQLIQNHLVEMVANLTAMQTMCFRLSELQDADLLTDEHASLAKVFCSMRTRDVVSRAREVMGGNGILLEYDVARFVADAEAIYSYEGTKEINSLIVGRAITGYSAFVN; encoded by the coding sequence ATGTCCATATTCAAAAAAGTAAAACAAACTATTTCATTATTGCGAAGTGTAGATCTTGATGCTCTGGGTAAAATTTCAGAAAAAATAGACCTTCCTAAAGTGATGGCGTCATTAAACGAGTTGGATGATCGTCAGCTGCAAGGCCTGATGAAAATGTTGAATAGCAAAGCGAAAAAAGGGCAACACAAACTCCCTCCAATAGATGGCGATTTTTACGATTTAAGTCTGAAACTTACTCCCCATCAACGTGAAATTCAGTTAAAGGTGCGGAATTTTATGGAGGATGAAATAAAACCCATCGCCAACGAATATTGGAATAAAGCCGAATTCCCCCATCATATTATTCCTAAAATGGCCGAGCTCAATATTTGTGGTATGGCCTACGAGGGGTATGGATGTCCCAACGAAACCTTTTTAATGGAAGGCATCATGGCAATGGAACTAGCCAGAGTTGACGTATCCATTTCTACCTTTTTCGGGGTGCATAGCGGTTTAGCAATGGGTTCGATCTACCTCTGCGGAAGTGAAGAACAAAAACAAGAATGGCTCCCAAAAATGCAGCGCATGGAGGTTATTGGAGCTTTCGGTCTCACCGAACCCGAAGTGGGGTCCGGCGTAGCAGGTGGTTTGGGAACCACCTGTAGAAAAGAAGGAGATAGCTGGGTGCTCAACGGACAAAAAAAATGGATTGGAAACGCAACTTTTAGTGATGTGACTGTAATTTGGGCACGAGATGAAGAGAGCAACAATGTAAAAGGCTTTTTGGTTCGCAAAGGAAATCCCGGTTTCAAAGCCGAAAAAATGGAAAACAAAATGGCGTTGCGAACCGTGCAAAATGCCCTGATCACAATGGAAGATTGCAAAGTGCCCGAAAGTGATCGCCTTCAAAAATGCGACAGTTTTAAAGACACTGCCAAAGTCCTTAAAATGACTCGTGCAGCGGTTGCCTGGCAGGCTGTAGGATGTGCAAGAGGTGCATACGAAAGCGCCTTAAAATACACCAAGAAAAGAGAGCAGTTTGGGCGACCCATTGCGAGTTTTCAGCTTATTCAGAATCATTTGGTCGAAATGGTTGCCAATCTCACGGCCATGCAAACCATGTGTTTCCGGCTCTCCGAATTACAGGATGCCGATTTGTTAACTGATGAGCACGCGTCTCTCGCCAAGGTGTTTTGCAGTATGCGCACCCGCGATGTTGTGAGTAGAGCTCGTGAAGTCATGGGAGGAAACGGGATTCTACTGGAATATGATGTCGCCAGATTTGTTGCCGATGCCGAAGCTATTTACAGTTATGAAGGCACCAAGGAAATCAACTCTCTCATTGTTGGCAGGGCAATTACCGGATACAGTGCTTTTGTAAATTAG
- a CDS encoding glycine--tRNA ligase produces MANNEDHFKKVISHSKEYGYIFASSEIYDGLSAVYDYAQNGVELKKNIREYWWRSMVYMHQNIVGIDAAILMHPTTWKASGHVDAFNDPLIDNKDSKKRYRADVLIEDYAEKLNQKAEKEIEKAKKRFGDSFDEAQFVATNERVIRYKTEQKTILERMARSLESENLADVKALIEELEIADPDTGSKNWTDVRQFNLMFGTKLGASADSAMDLYLRPETAQGIFVNFLNVQKSGRMKIPFGIAQTGKAFRNEIVARQFIFRMREFEQMEMQFFVRPGDEMKWYEYWKETRLNWHLSLGMGAENYRFHDHEKLAHYANAAADIEFNFPFGFKELEGIHSRTDFDLKAHEEFSGKKLQFFDPELNKNYTPYVVETSIGLDRMFLAVLSHSLVEETLEDGSSRIVLKIPSILAPVKAAVLPLVKKDGLPEIAQSIIDELQWDYNVSYDEKDAVGRRYRRQDAAGTPFCITVDHQTKDDNTVTIRYRDTMEQERIAISEISEKIQESISFKAWLQK; encoded by the coding sequence ATGGCAAACAACGAAGATCATTTTAAGAAGGTTATCTCCCATTCAAAAGAGTATGGATATATCTTTGCATCCAGCGAAATTTACGACGGACTTAGCGCCGTGTACGATTATGCTCAAAACGGAGTAGAATTAAAAAAGAACATACGCGAGTATTGGTGGCGCAGCATGGTGTATATGCATCAGAATATTGTGGGTATCGATGCCGCTATTTTAATGCATCCAACTACGTGGAAGGCTTCCGGTCACGTCGATGCGTTTAATGACCCCTTAATTGATAATAAGGATTCTAAAAAGAGATATCGCGCCGATGTCTTAATTGAAGACTATGCCGAAAAACTAAACCAGAAAGCTGAAAAAGAAATTGAGAAGGCAAAAAAACGATTTGGCGATAGTTTTGATGAAGCACAGTTTGTTGCAACCAACGAACGCGTAATTAGATACAAAACCGAACAAAAGACGATTCTGGAACGTATGGCACGTTCTCTCGAATCTGAAAATTTAGCCGATGTAAAGGCGCTTATTGAAGAATTGGAGATTGCCGATCCGGACACAGGAAGCAAAAATTGGACCGATGTACGACAATTCAATCTAATGTTTGGCACCAAACTGGGAGCTTCGGCAGATAGTGCAATGGACCTGTATTTACGTCCTGAAACAGCCCAGGGAATATTTGTAAATTTTCTGAATGTTCAAAAAAGTGGACGTATGAAAATTCCCTTCGGAATTGCACAAACAGGAAAGGCTTTCCGAAATGAAATTGTCGCGAGACAGTTTATCTTCCGGATGCGAGAGTTCGAGCAAATGGAAATGCAGTTTTTTGTCCGTCCCGGAGATGAAATGAAATGGTACGAATACTGGAAGGAAACCCGCCTCAATTGGCATCTTTCCTTAGGAATGGGTGCAGAAAATTATCGTTTTCACGATCACGAGAAATTGGCGCATTACGCCAATGCCGCGGCCGATATAGAGTTTAATTTTCCCTTCGGATTTAAGGAATTGGAAGGAATTCATTCCCGAACCGATTTCGATTTAAAGGCACACGAAGAATTCAGTGGAAAGAAATTACAATTTTTCGATCCCGAGCTCAACAAAAACTACACTCCCTATGTGGTGGAAACTTCCATTGGTCTTGACAGAATGTTTCTTGCTGTATTGAGTCATTCGTTGGTGGAAGAAACATTAGAGGATGGAAGCTCACGGATTGTCCTTAAAATTCCTTCTATTTTGGCACCTGTTAAAGCAGCGGTTTTACCCCTGGTAAAGAAAGATGGCTTGCCGGAAATAGCGCAATCCATTATCGACGAACTACAATGGGATTACAATGTGAGTTATGATGAAAAAGATGCAGTTGGCCGAAGATATCGCAGACAAGATGCTGCAGGAACGCCTTTCTGTATTACCGTAGACCATCAAACTAAGGATGATAATACGGTAACGATTAGGTACAGAGATACCATGGAGCAGGAACGTATCGCAATTTCTGAAATTTCAGAAAAAATACAGGAGAGTATTTCGTTTAAAGCCTGGCTTCAAAAATAA